In the Dysidea avara chromosome 14, odDysAvar1.4, whole genome shotgun sequence genome, GGTGGCTGAATGGCACGACCTCCATTTCCTGCTCCTCCTCCACCTCCTATTCGAGGGCCCTGGGGTCCTATTGGTCCCTGTGGTCCTTGACTTCCTGTAATGGTGaaatatttgtacaaaattgaaagatatactgtatatatattgtGGTTTAATACAGCTATATATGATTGTATAAAAATGAAGGCTTTCCACCTTtcctacatgtagctatgttaGAGGCTGCATgctggcagatccaggagctggcatgcaggagaggggcacaaacaggctaagttgtagggagagcagattctcttgctaATTGCTCTATTTTTTAAGCAGCAAGGATCACTTcttagtaggttgatttttgtcatcatggcctttgcagatgattgttaAGTCTAGTAAGTATAAAGACttaaacatgataattattttagaggcacttagtgcAGTATGAAGGTAGcatttcaatcaaaagaagtagctatggctcttccacagagggggaatttgccccaaatgccccatcctggatccaccattgtatGCATAGCCAGTGTTAATTGGGGcaattattttttaaaagtaactcgttacatattacatttacttgcaactaaaactgtttagttacagttacatatattacccataaaataaagtagctataataatattgcatattatattactttgtgtccacagccttaagctgtcatgtgtgcaactactgaccactttatcacatgacatgattgcgttgttggagaATGCGTCAATCTTTTGAAATACAGCAGTAATTCAGTGTTTCGTTgtataacaaaataataattatatgttacACCTTTTTGTCCTTTGTCTCCTTTCACTCCTGGTAGTCCCATATCACCAGGCTCTCCTTTAGCTCCAGTTTGTCCTGTCATTCCGGTATCCCCTTTTTGTCCAGGTGGTCCAACTATTCCAGTATCACCTGTTCCTCCTTTCTGCCCTGGTGGTCCAATAGGTCCAGTTTCACCAACTTGACCTACTTGTCCAGGGGGTCCAACGGTTCCAGTTTGACCTGTTTCTCCAGTGTGTCCTGGCGGTCCTGTATTTCCAGTTTGTCCCTTTGGTCCTTGAAGCCCTGTTGATCCAGTCTCTCCTTTTTGTCCCGGTGGTCCTGTATGGCCTTTTGGTCCTGCTAAACCCTTGTTTCCAGTTTGGCCAGTATCTCCTTTCTCTCCAGGTAGCCCAGTCTCCCCTTTCTGTCCCTTCAGTCCCATGCCTCCTTTAATCCCTCTCCTTCCTCTAACTCCTCTCCTTCCTTGTTGACCACGGGGACCAGGTGGACAATAACAATCTACCAAGTCTCTTCTCACAACATCATGAGGGGTGTCTCCTTTATTATATATCTGAATTAATATATTCACAAATTTGTAGTGGTTAGTTTTATACATGTGCGGCTAGATTTTATAATGTATACTTATGCAGTCGTGAACAGTTACTATACCACGACAATAGTTataatgcatgcacatgtgaAACTAAGTATAATAGTAATTCTATAAAAATAAACCTTATCCATAATGAAATTGTCACGTGTCAAAATATATACTGCACCAAACAAGGCAAATCCATTTTTATACACAATATATACTCGCACAGTTATGCGACATAGTTGCACGTGCAGGCATTACATCCAATACGCATGAAATCTTTACTTTAACTTGTCCTTGTAGTTTCAATAGCAACTTCTTGTCCAGCTCTACTTGTTGTTGTAGTAGGTAAATTGATGACTGGAAATACCAAGTCACCCCAAAGAGCAACACCAAGGTGCCAACTGACAACACTACACTGACCACTAAGCTGACATTTCTCTCAGTAGTACTAGTCATCTTGATGATTGTACGTAGTTGTGTAATGATTGGAATAGCTTTTATAGGTGAAATGCAAGAATCTCCCAAATCATGTCAGCTGCAACAGAAGTTCAATAATCTTTCTGCTACCATATGAATTAGGGCAGTTAAAGATGAAAAGCCATTTGTGTAAAGTTAAACAAATCTAACAACGATTGAGGAATAGCAAATTTATAGTCAATTAAATCATTTTGAGTAGCTAtatagtgatgcactgattgATTGTAAAACTAGTTTAGTGGCCAAATTTCTGTTATTGGTTATTGCAGTACTAGTTGTCTTGTCTGATTAATTCTATACTAACCTAAATGGCTGCAGTATAGTTGAGatgaaaatgtgaccagatttgcgaaaaagtATTATACatacaagcaaacaaaatgatgtaacacttgactccttatactgattaactttctctcagtatcaaaatgtagccagatattgtagctgcactcatggaaaacTTCAGGCAACTGTACGCCATGatcaaaagttatgaagcttcaaagttcaaaaaatgggtcacattttgtgtgtacaaaaggtacctttttgcaaatctagTCTCAAATATGTTGCAATATTACAtaaaccaagagttcatgaatgaactcttgataaaacTTGTAGATATAGCTAACCATCACGCCAGCTATCAGTAATGACCATTATTGTGTAAATTCCATAGATAACCAGATCTCTTATTGGTGTATCGCCAATCATGCAACTATGtatagtattgtttatattacAGTGTGAAAAACTGCTGTCAATGCCACACAACCTATATAGACATGACCATCATCTTGAGTTTTAGAGCAACTACATAGACAGCTTTGCCATAAATTAAATTTGGTAAATTATGGTAATCGATAATTTTTATCTGAACTGCCAAAAGATAGCTTGATGTGGTTTTGAAGAGTGATCATGAAGTATTGTaaaagcacacacatacatgcatatcaCTACACCATACAACTTTGTACCTTTAAGGCCAGTAACTGTCATCCTTCTTCATGGCTGCTATTTTGTCATAACTGGATGTATAATTGGCTTAGTAGTCATGTAATCAAATTATTGGAAAAACTACAAGCACACAATAAGAATGCAGAATTTCCTTCCATTAGATGGTTCTTTTGAGACCATCTGGCATTGGATAACTTAAAATGCACATTCCCAATGATGTTTGTGAAAAATTTCACACATCTAATCAACACCttttatacagtatgtacattgaTAAACAATCAATTTATTACTCTCCCTGGGGCCACTATAGATCTGCAAGAAGGCTAAAGTCTGTAAAGCAGGAAGTCAGAAACATGACACTAAAAACTCTGTTGAACATTTCCACTCGCCATTTTCTCTCTGAGCATGCACTAATTACAATATGTGCGAGTATACAGAATTATTAACTGACAGCTGCTAACTTTAATTATAGCTTGTTACCACAATGACTGTGTTCCTTTCCTGGCCTACCAATGCCATGCCCTTGGTGCATTTTCTATGTATAACCAGCATAGTAAGTTAACGGGAATTATAAAGAACTCTGCATGTGTTACTTGCTCCCAGACACTCCTATACAAATATAGGAGTAACTATATTTATTACAAATATAGGAGTTCAAATATATAGGAGTTCTTCCAAATCAATTGAACCACACACAATCTACTGAAACACATCACTTTTAGTATAATCCAATAAATGTATAAGTATGTGATAAGCAGACAGTAAATATGATGATAACTTGGGCAGTTCATTTCTAATACCAGTATCTATAATACATAGGCTGCATGTGTAGATGTGTTTCATCATAGTAATATTCATAACCCAATACATTTATGAGCCTTTTAGTGCACTTCAGTGATGCATAACATTTGGTAAGTTCATTGAATAAAAATTGTTCAGTATTTGTTGAATAGGGACATACGTAAATAGATGTATGGCTTATGTGATGCCAGGGCTTACTGACAGTATAGGTCAATTACATCATCTTAGATCCTTCGTGTAATTTAGGCTTTTAGTGAATTTGTACTGCAGATTGTATAACCTTCCTTTTACTTGGCGGTGTAAGTTTTGGTAAAcaaatgtgacctgatcttggaaaacctacctttttggcacattggtcaattttctgttttatagcttaaatgaggtacaaCAATTCagttaataatgacaatttaggtgaatttggtgccacttggtcttggcacaaaattcgcctgaattgtcgttattaaaatttttaccattaacctaccatcacagccatttctaggctgccaccttggatttcacatcttttttcatcatggcctttttgggaccgcatcttttttacagcttggctgttaaatatatatacacatatgtacacacacacgtgagGCCTTCTGCCACTCAACCACTACACTGTGACTCCAACAGTATTTTATTTGGGTCATAAATGGGCCAACCAAGGAGGGCATTTAGCAGAGTGGTAGAGTGCAAATGTTGCATCATATGTGATACAATTAtcaaactttccacataaattgtACCAGTCTTGATACATATATTATTaattgatatagtgccatcgtaGATTTTACCTTTCGTGACTTTTGTAGCCATTTTTATactgaaaattcatcattattgttttatttccctgaggcattattttacactgttaaagcATCGTTCAAATTAAAGGTCTTGCTGAAAGAAACAACCTAGTTTTTATATGAattcaataggtgatttcattccaaagttataataatttatattagccatgaaattctataaaGTTTACTATCCATTGGTAATTTACACCCTAAGGGCAGCAATGTTTTATATAAAGTAATCATAACTTTGCAGTGGAGCAAACAAAAGAACAAAAGTCGTATTGTTACATAGAACAATACCTTTAATTTAAAAGCATGGTTTAACATTAGACAGATAACTAACAAAGCTAACAGTATCAAAGGATTTTTACAACGTAACCTTCATAGCTGCCCAATCTCGGTCAAAGTGAGTTGTTACAAGTCACTTATTAAACCAATCTTAGAGTATGCCTGTGTGGTCTGGGACCCCTATACACAAAAGGATATCTTAGCTATTGAATCAGTTCAAAGACGGTGTGCGAGgtttgtgtataataattattcttcatATGCAAGTGTCACAAACATGTTACAAAATTTGAATTGGCCACCTCTGGCTCACTGCAGAAACCAGTTGAAAGCGATCACAATGTTTAAgatcatgcaccaattaatagatataccggctgataccatactcatgccagctccatctaactactctctacgaggtcattcaatgaggctgttacagccaaacacaagagtaaactcataccttaactcattcttcccttcaagtataaagatttggaataacttacccaccgacctcatcacctgttcaagtttaaagcaaggctagctgaacatcaattaaccacataattaattttgctgatttattatctgtgcttgtatatactctttgtaagaggttttgcacagtaaacaataataataataataaacagtgtaaaataatacCTCAGGGAGACgaagacaaaaatgatgaattttcaattCAAAAACAACTGTAAAGGTCGCCAAAGGCAAATCTGCAGAGGCATTATATCAAAAATAAATGTCACCAGGAGTACTATTTGTGTGGAAGGTTttataattgtatcacaaagtgcacaaaatgtTCCCTTTTTGCACTACATATGCCACTCTACTAATATGGGCACTTTTTACGTTGGAAAAATATATAACTAGCTACTTATTGTTGggaaattaaatgtacaataatattatataatttaCACAGGTGTTACAGTATAGTACATCAGCACACAGATATACATGGCTGTCAACCTCCATGCAAGCTCTGAAATCTTGATAACTATAGTTTTGAGTTTCATCATATAATTATCAAGACTGTAGTGTGTTGTATGGCCCAAGAAGAGGGCACGTTACACCAGTATATATTTATATGCTATGGACAGGATCACAGGAAGAACAATactgcaattttcatgcatacatatctCCATGAAAATCGGACAGTTTTTGCTTTGgaaatgccctccaccttcgtagaccacataccaaatttgagcaaaattgcttcaagcattcccaagATATGAGCCTTTTAATTTCTTTATTCTTCTTCTGCTCATTTTTCTTCGTCTttacacacacttacaaaacctGCTATAGATTACAAATTCATTGCttaattaccttgaaatttggcacacataagaTGGATTTAAAGGCAAAATCTTGGCACAAGGCTAACACTCATGCTGTAAGTAGCCTCAAGACACtccctgagtgctgtatttttatcATACACACTAGCATAGATGGTGCTTAAGTGTAATTATATTGTGCTTTCTGATAGTCTTGCTTGGAACATTTATCTCAACTATATATCCAAACCacttcaattttcagtgataTAAGGCTATCAGTAAATGTATTTCTAGTCATAGGTAGAATTAGTTTGGCtatagttttagcaatttacaatgccACGTATGTGACTAGTTGCTGTCTGAGTGGggttgttttcataacattcATTACATAACTGTACAGTCTGTATcttctacatatgtgaccggatgtgcgaaaaggggtcttccacacacatccaattctatgaaattggaagaccataacttagtgttcaagtaacacaTAAAGCTGAAGTTTACTCCATCCATTAAAGCTATGTTGATATTCACTGCTGACCAAATTCCAAGTCATTGTGATCTGaagttatggattgtcaaagaTGGTAAATTGGatttgtgtggaagaccccttttcgcaaatctggtcacatagcTATATGCTCAAGTGTAATGCATATTCCAAATGTCTACATAACCTTTATgacacatacagtatagtttTGTGAATAATTGGCTATACAGTATGCTGGAACATGAAAAAACTTGTGTAATGAAAAATATATAATTTTTTATTACTTGCAGAAGGAAGTGTGATGATGTAGTATGAACTAATAATATTGTGAAAAATTAgagttattatctactttaccagttaggcactggagggtgtacacagaaggcagagcctgttcgaggtgtttacccatagcctaggagcctaagcaaaaatctttgagctaaatatcctttTTGCTGAAAACATTATTGAAATCCAGTGAAAAAGTCATTGGTTTTTTGCTATTCATGAAAAATGGATATTTCATTATACTTTTACAATATTTTCAATGGTTAGTTCACAATTACTAAAATGTAATTTCATTATTGAATTTAAATAACTTCTTGCAATGAACACAAAATTGATTTTCATTACATCTTCCTTCTACTGGTACTAAAATCTGTAAATTTCAGTTCCTTGTTCATCATATTTTCAAAACAAAATGTTCCAGTATAGAATATACTGCATGGAAAATACACTACTCGGGGGCACTTaatttgatcctcccatgcatgcaaagtatataaaatatttgaGTGAGCATCATGGTAATGATAGTAAGCAGTTTACTATTATTTGCTTTATTTGGTAATTTGTGGAGGACGTATATGGATCGCAACTCAGAGTTATTATTAAGTTTGTTGTGCAGTCGGTTTAGTAACCTGTACTTCCATATAGGGTATGTTATTACATTACGTTAACCAAACTAGCATGCACTAGCCGTTTACACAACAGGTAGAGCAGATTAACAACTAAGGGAATGGCAGGAAGATATTTTTGTGGCAAATCTTGTGGTTAAAATTtcatcatgcaaagtgttcctTTTGATTAGTACAGAATAGTAATACGCGGACATCAACATGTGAGACCTATTTAGAATCGTACGACTAAACTTTTCTTGTATGATTGGAATCTCAAGATTATTGAATAGTCTAGTCTATATCACTTCTTGGAGGCAGGTTCTAAACTTTCAAAATTGCAACAATCTTTTAGCAAAGTTTCACTCTCCACTAAAACATACAAACCCTATAAATATTTGACTGTAACGTAATTCCCTTTGCTGTGACAATTATCACAGGGAATCAGCTCCATTAACAATTAACTGCAGCATCATCAATCATTATATATACCGTAATAAAGTCAGGTTCCATTACATGCCAAACCTTCTCTACAACATATAATATCAATTGCACATTGCACAGCTGTCACACTTATAGTTAAACTAAACTTACTAAGTAAGGAGCAGCAGTAGCAAGGTATAGTATACGAATCATTTATATACCTGAACTTCCTGTATTGTATTTCCAGTAGATAAATTACATAACACAATACACATGTCCATAAGAGTGCATGCAGCATTGCATGCACTTCAACAAGTCACATGCATGCAAGCCATATAAATATACACTACTTATAGCATTTATGTGTACACTTAGCTTGGATTAAACCAGTTGTTTCTTCCAGTTAGCTGCAGGTTAGTAACTACATAGTTTACTATAGTTGTAGACAATTTAGGCAGCAGCTTAGAATATAACAGGTAAATATGAACTTACTAATAATGAGTGTATAGGACAAAGATATAAAGCTTATGAAAATTTAGCCATGACAGGAAACAAATTAATTATCCTCTTGCTGTATGTATCATTGGAACCATTATAAACTCTGCTAggattatttgtttactttctgGTGTACATTTACAGATGTGATGGACTCTTCAGCACCTAAGTATGGGTACCCTTTACCCGGCAAGCAGAATACTACACCACAAGAGGTGATGACACAAATGTTCTTTGTTCCTGATGATGAGTGGGAAAGAATCTGCCAATCAGGAGAGTTTGACTATGTCGTCATTGGATCTTCTTACTGTGCACTGGGCTTCATTACTAAGGTGGCAGAGAACAATCCTAAGGCAAAAATCCTTGTGCTTGAACAAGGGCAGTATTTCCACCCCACCCATTTTCAAAATCTACCTCCAGCTTATATACACACATGGAGAGGAGCATCAGAGACTTTTCCCTGGAGCATCACAAAGAAGACTCACCAAGGAAAGTACATTAAATGGCAACATGGAATGAACAATTTTCTGGGTGGTCGGTCGCTGTTTTGGAGTGGATGGACTCCTGAACCTACTGATGAAGAGATGGAATACTGGCCTCCAAAAGTTATCGATACTGTCCATAAATACTTTGGTGAAGTCAGAGAGCTACTGGACGTTGTTTCTGCAGATAAAATCTTTATGACAAGCCACCCTGCCAAACCTGTGTATGGGAAATTACAAGAAACACTTCAGCTGGCACTTGGCAAAGTATCAGATAATGTTGACACCATTACCAGAATGATTCCAGGACCACTGGCTGTCAAAAGCAAAAGCCATAGGTAAGGATAGTTATGTACTTTGACAAGTGTATTAAGGAAACGTATTGATTAATAGGTACCAAGACTTTGAGAAGCATGCAGTCCCAGAAAAACTCCTGGATATAATCCTGACAAAATGTAGCTCTGCAGATAAGGCCCCGTTAAAGGTACGCATCAACTGTACTGTAAAGAAAATTCTACATGATGGGAAAAAGGCTACTGCTCTGGAAACCAGTCAGGGTAACTTCAAGCTTAGTAATGCTAAACTGGTCCTAGCAATGGGCACACTACCTCCTACAACACTGATGCTTAACTCATTCCCAGAGAGCCAGTTTCCACAACTTGTCAACATTGGAGAACGTTACACATGTCACTTCATCACTGGTGTTACTGCCCGACTACCACGTAGCATCCTTGATCACAAATCAGAGCTTGGTGACttagaaatggctgcaatgtatGTGGCAGGAGTGAGCAAGAAATCTAACCACCAGTTCCATCTCCAGATGGCAGCCATGAGTGACACAGATCCCGTCAAAAATGCTAAAGATGCTTTCCAGTTTTATCCTGACATAGCCGCCTTTCCTACTGCAGACCAGCTGTCAGCTTCCACCAAACACGCAATCATTGCATGTGCCACACTTGGACAGCTGGATCACCACAACAAAGAGAACTGGTACCGACTGAATGATGGTGATGATATCACTACCAATGCCACCTTACAgagtgttacaaacaaaactGATGAGGAATTATGGGACGCTATGGACGACGCTACATTCCAAGTAATTGAACAGGAGATAGCATCTGGAGCAAACCATGTAGAGTACTGGCACCCTGAAGGGAGTTCTGGCAGCTGGAAGAAGACCAGGCCAACTGCAGAAATGATACGTGTACCAGCCACTGTCCATGAAGCATCCACAATGTGGATGGGAGGAGATGATGATAAAAAGGCACCAGTTGGTTTAGACTATCGTCCCAGAGGAGTGGAGAATGTGTACATCACTGGTGCATCTCTGTACCCAACTGGTGCATCCTGGAATCCAACTGGTGTAATGGTGGCCTTAGCTATGCACCTAGGAGATATTCTTGAGCCTAAGAAATAACCGACAGATTTGAAGAACAAgactgcataatattatttgatTTTGAGATTGTATATGAACACAATTATAGCTAGCCAACTACTAGCATTATCATAATTGAATGCATGTGTTTGTAAAGTTATTACCTGATTTTGCTACACCTTATTAACTTTTATTTTTTATCACAGAAAAACTATTGTGGGAAAGTGCTGATCATAGTGGGAAATTGGTGCACGTTCCGGCCCAATGTGGAAAATATTCCAGTAGTGTTGAAACAATTGTTGTGTACTAAACAGCAACTCTAATCATTGTTGTATCCACAAACAACTCCATACTTATATTTTCTGTACCTTCAAATATATTTACTAGCAATGCCGGAGTTATGCACCAATTTCCTGCGACAAGTTTAAATATGATTGCTGTATGTATGGTGGACCCCTAGTCAGCTCAGTAGCTGGCACAGAGGAAATTAAGGGTTGTTGGTGGCTAGCTAGCAAGTTGCTATTACTTATTAGTGAATATTCAAGCACTGGCTGCATTTTTCAGCCTTGCCAGAGCAACACACATCATATACAGCTAGCTAACAAAATTAAAACTAGACTTTTGATTTCATATAATCATCTTCGTAATTTGCCTTAGAGTGTGTTCATGTGTTTGTTTTGGTGAATTCTCAGCAGAAGCTGTAAGTCATGCCCACCGCCCTACAAGCTAGTTTGACACGAGATTAGCAGCCAATTTGCACATGAACTACGTGTGCCGGATAACGGCTAACAGCTGTCATGGAAACTGCATCTAGAGAGTCTGGTCCGGTCAAGCGTGACCTCGCCTATCAGTGCCAAGTGACAGACACTCGGAACAGATCACGCAGCTGATGATTTAAAAAAACATCAACAACTCTTACTTTTTTCACACGACAGAAAAAAACAGCTGCTCAGGCATCAGTCTTCAACAAGTCTGCAGGCAGCGCGGGTATGACACCTCTACAAATCACGCACGCCCTTCAGCTATCATTAATCTCATGCAATTCGCCTACGCAAATAATTAATTCTGCTTGAAAACTAGTTTCGGAAGCAtataataaacaatacaagtttACAGTAATACAATACTAGTTCTTGATCATGAACTAATGTCCTTCAGAACCCAGTACTCGGCAGACAGTCTCACTACCAGTATCATCACCTTTTTATTTAATGCTCGTCGATCAACTGTGATCACGTGGGTGGGCGCAGCTGTCGAGGTGCTAGTCGGCAATTCCAGTAAATCTTGCAGCAATTATGACATCTCGCGCCAGTGGCTACTTACCTATTAATGCAGACGAAGCTTATAGCTTGGAGGCTGACAGGTAAAGATACCACGGCGAGATCTGCAGCCGTTTTAGCTCACCCGAGGGCTCACCGCTGATCAGTAGCGGGAAGCTCGTGAGCTCGTTGcagtacgtagctagctactcaACTTTTTTTCGTGTTGTATGGTGTACGTGATTGTGGCTCTTTTGCACTGAAATAAAGATTAATGTTTTCAACAGCAGCCAGCTGCAATTACTTGTTATGTCACTTGGTTGACATAGGGTTGCTATGATACATAATTCTATTAAATGTGTATCCGAGGTATTTTGTACTTGTGTGTTCATCATCTCAGTGATTAAGTTACATGATTGATTTTCAGTACTGCTGTGATGCATGTGGTATAGTATGAATTCTTACACATGCAAAGCTTATCTAGCACACAAGCTATAGCTTCAATGGGTAGACCTACATCACACAAACCCACTGATGTTCATCTGATCTAAtgctgctagctagctatataatatatatttacaTTAAGGTTTATTTTGTGTGTCCCTGTACAATAACTGACTGGCATTTTAATTGTTCCTTGTTGTTCCTATAGTTTACAAGTTGCAGAGGATAAGgtagcgaaacaagagaggtATCGCCGGTACCTATCCTTAGCTATCATCATGTTCAGCATGTTAGTCAGCTCAATAGGTAAGGGATCATTAACATTTCTCTGTACATGAAGGCAAATGATGTGCATGTGCCCCTTTGTCAGTAAAGTAGGGGTGAGGTAGCTTTTTAGTTAGCTAAATAGACCATACACATAAGTGTTACTAGTAATGCATATATTGTACTGATTTACATGTAGTATCTGTTGCTGCAGGTTTTTCCATCATATTTGGATCAGTATGGCCCTATTATCAAGAGGTCAGCCCATGGTGATAATTGTTTGTGGTTTGTTGAGGCTGCATAGATACATAAACCACAGCAGCTGAATTTGTGTTACAGACATACTGGGCAGCTGCTAATTGTGTTAACTAATTATAGAACATGGAAGTCCCTTAATCCAAATATGGCAAATATTGTTTTAGTTGGAATTTTCATCTAAAGAATTATATCACTATCTAGAAACTTTTCTAAAAAGAATCCTCTATTAACTTTCACCACAAATGTGTACATATCTGATAATATAACTGTGTCTAAGCAATATGTACACTGTGTGTAGTTTCAAATAGGCCCTCCTCCCCTTTATCCACctagctttatatatatacacagaatGAGTACTGTGTCAGTTAATCGTTGCCTGAACAATAATTCACTTCTACTTCCTGTGTACAGATTGATGATGGAGCTACAGAATCCTTCCTCGGTTTCATTGTAGCATCGTTTAGTTTTGGTCAGTTGTTGACATCACCACTGATCGGGATGTGGTCAAATTATCGGCCAATCAAGGAGCCCCTGATCATAACGTTAGTAGTGTCAACTGTTGGGAGCACGATGTATGCTTACGCTCTGGCTTTTGAGGACTTTGGTAAATGGATTCTGATTGCAAGCAGATTTATTATGGGCCTTGGAGCTGGTGAGAAAACCACAATTATAATATACTTTTGCTGAACAAGCAATGTAGTATGTGTTATATAAATTGGCATGTCAATGCCTTTGGGTAAAGGTATTCAACTATTGAAATCATTTTTCAGGAAATATTGCCCTGGCACGCTCCTACATGGCAGCCGCTACCATGGACACTGAGAGGAACACTGCAATGTCCTTGTTGGCCAGTATGCAAGC is a window encoding:
- the LOC136244332 gene encoding macrophage receptor MARCO-like isoform X1; this encodes MTSTTERNVSLVVSVVLSVGTLVLLFGVTWYFQSSIYLLQQQVELDKKLLLKLQGQVKIYNKGDTPHDVVRRDLVDCYCPPGPRGQQGRRGVRGRRGIKGGMGLKGQKGETGLPGEKGDTGQTGNKGLAGPKGHTGPPGQKGETGSTGLQGPKGQTGNTGPPGHTGETGQTGTVGPPGQVGQVGETGPIGPPGQKGGTGDTGIVGPPGQKGDTGMTGQTGAKGEPGDMGLPGVKGDKGQKGSQGPQGPIGPQGPRIGGGGGAGNGGRAIQPPPQEF
- the LOC136244332 gene encoding macrophage receptor MARCO-like isoform X2, producing the protein MIRILYLATAAPYLIYNKGDTPHDVVRRDLVDCYCPPGPRGQQGRRGVRGRRGIKGGMGLKGQKGETGLPGEKGDTGQTGNKGLAGPKGHTGPPGQKGETGSTGLQGPKGQTGNTGPPGHTGETGQTGTVGPPGQVGQVGETGPIGPPGQKGGTGDTGIVGPPGQKGDTGMTGQTGAKGEPGDMGLPGVKGDKGQKGSQGPQGPIGPQGPRIGGGGGAGNGGRAIQPPPQEF
- the LOC136244672 gene encoding uncharacterized protein — encoded protein: MDSSAPKYGYPLPGKQNTTPQEVMTQMFFVPDDEWERICQSGEFDYVVIGSSYCALGFITKVAENNPKAKILVLEQGQYFHPTHFQNLPPAYIHTWRGASETFPWSITKKTHQGKYIKWQHGMNNFLGGRSLFWSGWTPEPTDEEMEYWPPKVIDTVHKYFGEVRELLDVVSADKIFMTSHPAKPVYGKLQETLQLALGKVSDNVDTITRMIPGPLAVKSKSHRYQDFEKHAVPEKLLDIILTKCSSADKAPLKVRINCTVKKILHDGKKATALETSQGNFKLSNAKLVLAMGTLPPTTLMLNSFPESQFPQLVNIGERYTCHFITGVTARLPRSILDHKSELGDLEMAAMYVAGVSKKSNHQFHLQMAAMSDTDPVKNAKDAFQFYPDIAAFPTADQLSASTKHAIIACATLGQLDHHNKENWYRLNDGDDITTNATLQSVTNKTDEELWDAMDDATFQVIEQEIASGANHVEYWHPEGSSGSWKKTRPTAEMIRVPATVHEASTMWMGGDDDKKAPVGLDYRPRGVENVYITGASLYPTGASWNPTGVMVALAMHLGDILEPKK